The Methanobacterium aggregans sequence CTTATAAATAAAATCGAAAATCGTATTAATAAATTGGAGTGATAAAATATGGATTTCATATCTTCAAGTTTAACTACATTTCCCCTAAAAATCAGCCTGTTTTTCATGGTTGCCGCGTTCATACTCGGTGCGTTACACGCACTGGAACCTGGACATGGAAAGGCGGTTATGGCCGCATTTGTAATGGGTACAGACGCAAGTTTGAAGGACACCCTGTTACTTGGAGGCACAGTTGTTTTTTCCCATGTAATTGTGGTGGTTCTCCTTGGAATTGCTTCACTATTCATTGTTGGATCCTTGAACGTCAGTACAACCCATGATATTATGAGTTTAATCGGTGGAATCATACTCATTGCAGTTGGTTTGTGGATAGTTAGAAAGTACCATCATCCACATCACCACCATCATGAACACAATATAGATACAAAAAAGGGAGTGGTTGCAATTGGACTATCAACAGGTTTAATACCCTGTCCTGCAGCACTTGCAGTGCTCCTATTCAGCATTGGAAATGGTCAGATATACAACGGTATTATCTACGTTCTTGTGTTCAGCACAGGCCTTGCAATATCCATAACTCTTCTTTCAGTGCTTTTTGTTAAAGGAAAGGACTTCATCCAGAGTTACGTGAGCAACAAGACCATAAACAAGATCCCAATTGTAAGTGGGACCATAATCGTTGCAGTGGGATTTTTAACGTTGTTACAACCTATAGCAGAATATTTACTGCCATTTATCCAAATTTAAAATGTTTGCACTACATTTAGAGTGGATTAATTGCTCAGGACCATCATAAAGTAACTTCGGAGGATAGCAAACCAAGATTTTTTCCTAATT is a genomic window containing:
- a CDS encoding HoxN/HupN/NixA family nickel/cobalt transporter, whose amino-acid sequence is MDFISSSLTTFPLKISLFFMVAAFILGALHALEPGHGKAVMAAFVMGTDASLKDTLLLGGTVVFSHVIVVVLLGIASLFIVGSLNVSTTHDIMSLIGGIILIAVGLWIVRKYHHPHHHHHEHNIDTKKGVVAIGLSTGLIPCPAALAVLLFSIGNGQIYNGIIYVLVFSTGLAISITLLSVLFVKGKDFIQSYVSNKTINKIPIVSGTIIVAVGFLTLLQPIAEYLLPFIQI